One stretch of Cohnella algarum DNA includes these proteins:
- a CDS encoding phasin family protein, producing MKEALNKAFSLGLGVAAASKEQVEKLVDELVKKGEMSRAESFGFVDEWLQKGEESRRKLESYIQERIQTALGERNLATKADIERLERRLDELVAIAGGEKSGTETPGNDESV from the coding sequence ATGAAAGAGGCTTTGAACAAGGCGTTCTCCCTCGGGCTGGGGGTTGCCGCGGCCAGCAAGGAGCAGGTGGAAAAACTGGTCGACGAACTGGTCAAGAAAGGCGAGATGAGCCGCGCGGAGTCTTTCGGCTTCGTCGACGAGTGGCTGCAAAAAGGCGAGGAATCCCGCCGGAAGCTCGAATCCTACATCCAGGAGCGCATTCAGACCGCTTTAGGCGAAAGAAATCTGGCGACGAAAGCCGATATCGAGCGGCTGGAGCGGCGGCTGGACGAGCTCGTCGCGATCGCGGGCGGCGAAAAAAGCGGAACCGAAACGCCCGGGAACGACGAATCCGTTTAA